A stretch of the Rhipicephalus microplus isolate Deutch F79 unplaced genomic scaffold, USDA_Rmic scaffold_18, whole genome shotgun sequence genome encodes the following:
- the LOC142785140 gene encoding adult-specific rigid cuticular protein 15.7-like, with product MRFSLRKRPYKREPPPPTSLTANRALVSADMIAQVTLLLVVSTTVLAGGYGGYGHHGGSSRTYRKQNDHGHYSFGYDIVNGYGAVNGRHETGAAYGPVHGSYYLGDIDGRHRQVHYVADKWGFRAMVKTNEPGTKSSLPAAAPYHSAHGKTVPAYGHGGYGGHGYYG from the exons ATGCGTTTCTCACTTCGAAAACGGCCCTATAAAAGGGAACCACCTCCGCCCACAAGTCTCACTGCAAACCGTGCACTCGTATCTGCCGACATGATTGCTCAG GTGACACTGCTGCTGGTTGTCTCGACCACGGTACTTGCCGGAGGTTACGGAGGATACGGGCACCACGGCGGTTCCAGCAGGACGTACAGGAAACAGAAC GACCACGGCCACTACAGCTTCGGCTACGACATCGTCAATGGCTACGGGGCCGTCAACGGCCGCCACGAAACTGGCGCGGCGTACGGCCCCGTGCACGGCTCGTACTACCTGGGCGACATCGACGGCCGCCACAGGCAGGTGCACTACGTGGCCGACAAGTGGGGCTTCCGGGCCATGGTGAAGACCAATGAGCCCGGAACCAAGAGCAGCCTGCCGGCCGCCGCTCCCTATCACTCGGCCCACGGAAAGACGGTGCCTGCCTACGGACACGGTGGATACGGAGGCCATGGATACTACGGCTAG